The Polyangium mundeleinium genome contains the following window.
TCGCGACGGCCGCCGCCCTGCTGCGGGCCACCCTGCTGCGGGCGCTCGCGATCCTGCTCGCGCTCCACGTCCTTGCGGCGCTGCGAGCCTTCGAGCGCGGCGTCGGCGATGCGCGCCGTGATCAGCCGGATCGACCGGATCGCGTCGTCGTTGCCCGGGATCACGTAGTCGATGAGGTCCGGGTCGCAGTTCGTGTCCGTGATCGCGATGACCTGAACGCCGAGCTTGCGCGCCTCGTTCACCGCGATCGACTCCTGGTGGGGGTCGATCACGAAAATCGCCGCCGGCACCCCGCCCATGCCCTTCAGGCCGCCGAGGTACTTCTCCAGGCGATCGCGCTCTTTCTCCATGCGCGCGACCTCCTTCTTGACGAACTGCTCGTACGTCCCGTCCTCCTTCATGCGCTCGAGCGTGCGGAGGCGGTCGAGGCCCTGCTTGATCGTGCGGAAGTTCGTCAGCGTGCCGCCGAGCCAGCGGTTCGTGACGAAGTACATCCCGGAGCGGCGGGCCTCTTCCTGGACGATGTCCTGGGCCTGGCGCTTCGTCCCGACGAACAGGATGCTGCCGCCGCGGCCGACCGCGTCGACGACGAAGTCGTACGCGCGCTTGAAGAGGCGCACCGTCTGGTCGAGATCGACGATGTGAATGCCGTTGCGCGCGCCGTAGATGAACGGGCGCATCTTCGGGTTCCAGCGCTTCGTCTGGTGGCCGAAGTGCACGCCCGCGTCGAGCAGCGAGCGGAGGGGCAGCGGGAACTCACCGGGGCCGGGGGGCACGAAGGTGCCGGCGGACTCGGCAGTGGACATCGAAACGTCAGTCATGGCACGAATTCCTTACTCGGGTTCGGTTGGACCTCCGCTCCCCATCCTGCGGACAACCCCCCGGGATCAACAGATCCTTGGGGGCACCGGCCGCAGGTCCCACCTCATGGGGCGTGTGCCGGGGGAGCGTGTGGAGTCCGTTTGCCGTTGCAAATGCGGGGGCAAACGGGGGCGCGCATCCTGCCCCGCGACATGGGGCTTGTCAACGGAAGGAGCGGGCCTTTCGTTCGGTTCCTCGCGGTGAGCTTCTTCACGCGCTATCCGTACGGAAGAAACCGCGACGGCGGACGGACCATCGGCATCCCAGGGGCACGCCATGAAACAGGATGACGCCGAGCGACCCAGCCTCGACCGGATTCCCACGGGGATCACGGGTCTCGACACCGTCCTCGGCGGAGGCTTCCTGGCCGGCAGTGTCCACCTCGTCGTGGGCCCACCCGGCAGCGGCAAGACGATCCTCGCCAACCAGATCACCTTCCGCCGCGCCGCGACGGGCCAGACGGCCGTGTACGTCACGCTGCTCGCGGAGGCGCACGCCCGCATGCTCGCGCATCTCGCGGCGTTCGAGTTCTTCGACCCGACCTTCGTGCCGCACCGGATCGTCTACATGAGCGGGTACGGCGTGCTCGAACAGAGCGGCCTCGACGGCTTGCTGGAGCTGCTCGGCCGTACGATCCGGGAGCACGGCGCGATGTTCCTCGTGCTCGACGGGCTCGGCACGGCGGAGGAGTTCGCCCCGACGACGAGCGTGTTCAAGCGGTTCTTGTTGACGCTCTCGACCTCGGCGAGCTTGACCGGCTGCACGATGCTCCTGCTCGCCACGCAGCGCGCCTCGGACATGCCGCGGCCCGAGCAGGCGACGGTGGACGGGCTCATCACGCTCGACAAACGCCGCATCGGCGCGCGCTCGGAGCGCGAGCTCGTGGTCGAGAAGATGCGGGCCACGAAGTATGCGCTCGGCGCGCACGCGATCGACATCGACGAGAAGGGCATCCACGTCTACCCGCGGCTCGAAGCTTGGCCCTTCCAGCCGCCCTCCTCGGCGCCCCCGCGAGGGCGGATCGGCTTCGGCGTGCCGGGGCTCGACACGATGCTCGGCGGCGGCGTGCTCGCCGGTTCGTCCACGGTGCTCGTGGGAGCGCCCGGGACGGGCAAGACGCTGCTCGGGATGAGCTTCCTCCTCGAGGGCGTCCGCCGCGGCGAGCGCGGGATTTACCTGGGTTTCGGCGAGGGGCCCGCGCGGATCGTCCAGGCCGCAAGAGCAATCGGGCTCGACGCCCAGGGCGCGCTCGATCGCTCCGAGCTGACGATGCTATGGTACCCTCCCACCGAAGGTACGGCGGACGCGGTTGCGTGGCGCCTGCTCGAGGAGGCCAGTGAGGAGGGGCAGAAGCGCGTGTTCATCGACGAGCTCCGCGGCTTCCGCAACATGGTGACGGACGTCGAGCGACTCGATCGCTTCCATGCAGCGTTATGGGCCGAGCTCGCGAGGCGCGGGGCGACCACGCTGCTGGCGGAGACGATCTCCACATGGGAGCGCGCGCCGAGCACGAGCTCGCTGCCGCAGGCCGCGTTCGTCGACAACGTCATCGTCCTCGAGGAGGAAGAAAAAGGGCGGCGGCTGCGCAGGTACGTCGCGACGCGCAAGGTCGCGGGCGGCAAGCACGATCCCTCCTCGCGGAGGCTCCGGATTTCGAGCCATGGCATCGAGGTGGAGCGGCCGAACGCGCGAGGGCGCCTCCGGGGGAGCGCGTGAAGACGATCCTCGTCGTGGACGACGAACTCGACATCGTCGACGTGCTGAGCGATCTCCTCACCGCGGAGGGCTACCGCGTGATCACGGCGTCGAACGGGCGCGAGGGGCTCACGCGCATCGCTGAATCGCGACCCGACCTCGTGCTGCTCGATCGGATGATGCCCGTCGTCGACGGGGCCGAGATGCTGCGGCTCATGCGCGAAGACCCGTCGCTCGGGGGCATCCCGGTCGTGATGATGAGCGCGGCGGAGGGGCGAAGGCTCTCGCAGGAGCTCGGGTGCGCGGCGTTCCTCAAGAAGCCTTTCGACCTCGGGACGCTGCTCGACACGGTCGCGCGCCTCGCTGGTAGGGGCGATCGCGAAGAGGTCGCGCGAAGCTAGACGACGTCGGAAACGCCTGCTGCGTTCGGCCTTGTCACGAGCGGCGCTCCCGCGGGAAGATGGCTCCCCGAGCGCGCGCCGAGGTTACGTCCATGAGCAACCAAGATCGTGAAGAAGAAGCACCGCTTTCCGAAGGCCCTGTATCGGGCCCAGCATCGGACCGCCGCACCGCGTTGCGACACACGGCCGTCTTCCCCGCGCACGTCGACACGGGCAACGGGACCAAGCGCACCGCCGTCATCCGCGATCTGAGCGTCTCGGGCGCCCTCCTGCTCACCCGCGCGCGCGTGAAAATCGGCGACGAGGTCACGCTCTCGCTGTACCTCACGGGGGATCCGAACCAGGCCCGCGAGGTGAAGGGCCGCGTCGTGCGGGACGAGCGGCGCAAGGTCGAGGTCTCGGACATCTGGCCGTACGCCGTCGCCATCCACTTCAACGAGCCCTTCGAGGACATCGAGCCGGACGTGAAGGCGCTCGCCGAAAAACAAGCGAGCCTCGGCCTCGTCGGCGGCAAGGATCCCTGAGCACAGCCGAACCTCGCCCGTACCTGCCTGCATCGCGTACACTCGTGATGTGCGCGACTCCCAAGCCGGCCCGAGAAAATTCGTCCTCCGTGGCTTCCTGCTCCTCGCGCTGACCGCCTCCGCGTGTATCGCCGGTGCGCCCGAGGGCATCCGTCGTCAGACCGACGGCGACGAAGAAGAGCCGCTCATCAATTTCGATGGAGGCTTGCCGCCCATCGACGCCGCGCCCGACATCCCGAACGCGGATCCCTACGCCGTGATCGGCGCCGAGCCCACGCACGGCCCCTTCACCGGCGGCCAGCGCGTGCTCCTTCGCGGCAACGGCTTTGCGGCCGCCACGCGCGTCTGGTTCGGCGAGGCCGAGGCCGACGCGTCCACGATGCTGCCGATCGATCCGACCCGCTTGCAGATCGTCGCGCCCAAGGGCTCCGCCGGCCCGGTCACGCTCACCGTGCAGAAGGGCGACGACGAATCCACGCGCCGCTCGCTCCCCGGCGGATACGCCTACGACGCACTCTACGCGACGCCGTCGAGCGGGCCCGTCGCCGGTGGCACGGTCATCGAAATCGTCGGCGACGGCACGAGCTGGGGGCCCGGCACGGTCGCCAAGATCGGCGGCAAACCCTGCACCACGCAGACCGTCAACGGACCGACCTCGATCACGTGCACCGTCCCCAAGGGCACGCCCGGCGCGAAGCCTGTCTCGGTCGACGCGGGCGACGGCCAGCCGATCGCCGTGCTCGACGCGTACACCTACGAGGACAGCACGAACGGCTTCAAGGGCGGCCTCTCCGGGGATCCACTCGCGGGCAAGCTCAAGGTGCTCGTCTACAACAACTTCACGGGGGATCCGATCCCTGGCGCGCACGTGATCGTGGGCAGCGATCTCCCGTCTGCGCTCGTGAAGCAGGTCGATTCGACGGGCGTGACCCTCTTCGACGATCCCTCGCTCGCGGGCCCGCGCACCGTGACCATCGCGGCCAAGTGCCACAGCCCCATCTCGTTCGTCGACGTCCCCGTCGACACCGTCACCGTCTACCTCGATCCCGTCCTCAGCCCCGCTTGCGTGGCCGACGGCGATCCTCCGCCGGTCGGGGGCAAACCCGGCGCGGGCGGCGGCATCCGCGGCGAGCTCGTCTGGACGGGCAACGTCGAGTTCAAGAAATCCCCCTGGATCAACGTGCCCGGGCCCGCGCCGGGCGAACGCCAGGCCGCGTACGTCTTCCACGCGACGCAGGATCCGACCGCGTCTTTCCAGCTCCCGCATCCCTCGACGGCCATCCTCCCCGATACCCCCGGCGAGATCGGCTACCAGTTCCAGATCGGCAGCGGCGCAGGCAACCGCGCTCTCTACGCGCTCGCCGGCGTCGAGACCACGAACACCGTCCCGCCGAAGTTCACGGCGTACGCGATGGGCATGGTGCAAGGCGTGAGCGTGCAGCCGGGCGTGTTCGCCGACCAGGTCTACATCGTGATGGATCGGTCGCTCGATCAAGCCCTCACGATGAACGTGACGCCGCCCGCGCCGGGCCCGAAGGGGCCGGATCGCGTGCGCGCCACGGTCTCCGTGATGCTCGGCAACGACGGCTACGCGATCCTGCCTGCGGGCGTGAAGACGCCGCTCTTGCCGCTCGCGGGGCCCATCCCCTTCATCGGCCTGCCTGCGCTCGACGGCTCGCTGTTTGGCGCGACGTACCACTCCACCGCGCGCGCGGTCACAGGCCCACAGGCCTCGGCGCCGATGTCCGTCGTCGGCCGGCTGCTCTCGACAAGCACCGCCGAGGGCCTTCTCGTGGACGGGTTCGTCGGCGTGCCGACGCTGCACACGCCGGCGAGCGGCGCGGCCTGGGACGGCCGTCACCTCGCGACCACATTCGGCGCAGGCGGCTCCGCGATCGACCTCTCGGTCTACGACATCGCGAGCGGCGGCGGCCTCATCCGCTGGACCGTCGTCGTGCCCAAGGGCTCGCACACCGTCGAGGTCCCCGATCTCTCGGGCTTCCCCTTCCCCGAAGGCGGCCTGCCGGGCGGGCCTGTCACGATCGGCGTCTACGGCGCGCGCGTTGAAAAGTTCTCCTACGGCGCGCTCCGCTACCGCGACATCCGGCCGAGCGGCATGAGCGCCTACGCCCTCGACTACTTCAACGTGTTCCTGTGACCGCGACGAGGAGACGCGCATGAACGAGCGATCCAGGCGCTCGAAGAAGCTCGGCCGCGGCGCCCTCGTCTTCTTCGCCACGGCGCTCATCGCGAGCTGCTTCGACAAATCGACCCGCTGGGAAGAGGTCGAGCCCAAGCCCCCGCCGCCGCCTGCGTGCGTCGTGGGCCTCGAGCGATGCACGAGCGCGCTCGAGCGCTGCACCGACGACGGCACGGGCCCTGCGTGGACCCTCGTCGAAGACTGCGCGGCCGAGGGCCTCGTCTGCGCGCCGACCTTGCTCCGCTGCACGGCGTGCCTCCCGAATGCGGGGAGCTGCAAGGGACAAGAGGCCTATCGCTGCAACGCGGACGGCAGCGCTGCGACGCTCGTCAGCACGTGTGATCCGTCGAAGGGCATCGCGTGCCGCCTCGGGAACTGCGTGGATCTCTGCGGCCGCGCGACCATCGAGAAGAGCAACGTCGGCTGCGAGTACTGGGCGGTCGACCTCGACAACGCGATGATCGACGCGACCAGCAACGCGGCTGCGCAGCAGTTCGCGGTCGTCGTTTCGAACCCGCACCCGGACGTCGCCGTCTCCGTGCGGATCGCGCAGGACGATGGCCTGCCGGGCTCCGCGGCTGCGCCCTACGACATCGCGACCGCGGTCATCGCGCCCTTGAACCTCCAGGTCTTCAAGCTCGGCCCGCGTGAGGTCGACGGCAGCCCCGAGGGCGAATACGACACGGGCACGCACACGGCGCTCACGAGGCACGCCTACCGCGTCCGCTCGGATTTCCCCGTCGTCGCGTATCAGTTCAACCCGCTCGAGAACGTCAACGTCTTCTCGAACGACGCGTCGCTCTTGAAGCCGACCGAGGCGCTCTCGTTCGGCGTCGAGGACAGCCTCATCACGTCGTACGTCGTCGTCGGCTGGCCGCAGACGATCGCCGCGACCGACGATCCAGACACGAACTTCAACCCGAACGACCCGACCCACCTCCGCGCGTTCCTCACGGTCGTCGGCACGCAGCCGAACACCAAGGTGCGTGTGAATACGAAGACCAAGGTCGTCGGCGGCGGCCCCGTGCCCGAGACGCCGGCGAACGGCACGATCGAGGTGATGCTCGACGCGTTCGACGTGCTGAACCTGGAGACGGGCGATTTCAACGCCGACTTCACGGGCAGCACCATCGAGTCGACCGGGCCCATTGCGGTCTTCACGGGCGGCGAGGCCTCGGACGCGCCCCATTTCCCGACCCTGGCCTACCGCCGCTGCTGCGCCGATCACCTCGAAGACCAGCTCGATCCGGTCCGCACGGCCGGAAAGTCGTTCGTCATTCCGCACACGCCGAGCCGCACACGCATGGTCAAGCTCGCCGGCGCGCTCATCGACGAGGTCCCCGAGCCCGATTACGTGCGTTTCGTCGCCACCTCGAAGGCCGGCGCGAAGATCACGACGAGCCTGCCGCCTCCGTACGACGTGATCGACCTCAAGTGGCTCGGCGATTCTGCCGAGGTCACGACCTACCGCCACTTCACGGCCGAGAGCACGGAGCCCATCATCGTGGCGCAGATCATGAGCAGCCAGGATGCCGCGGGCGTGCGCCGTGGCCTGCCCGGCGGGGATCCGAGCCTGCTCATCGTCCCCCCGCTCGAGCAAGCGCGGCCCGATTACGTCTTCCTCACGCCCGACAAATACGCATTCGATTACATCTCGATCGTCGTGCCCGCGGACCAGGGCGTCCTGCTCGACGAGATCCTCATGGGCCCCGATAGCTGCGAGGTCGAGGCGGCCGACGGCCTCACGACCGAGGAGCGCGGCGGCGAGCCGCCCACATACCTCGTCTACAACTGCCAGCTCAGCTTCCCCCTCATCGAAGCGCTCGCGAACTTCGTGATCACCCTGCCGGGCAAGCAAAACGACGGTGTCCACCGGGTCGTCGCCGGCGTGCCGGTCCTCGTGACCGTGGGCGGGTTCGATTCGTACGTGAGTTATTCGTACGCGGCGGGCACCGATCTCCGGGCGATCGCGCTGCCGGAGTGAGCCGCGCGCCGGGGGCTTCGCTCGGCGCTGGCGAGCCGAGCCCCCGGCGGCCTTCGTTTCAGGTCTTCGTGAGCAGATCGTTGAGCTGCCCCACCACCTGCTTTGCGGACGCGCCCGGATTGTTGTCTTTGTACGTCGTGTCGGCGAGGCCGGCGAAGACACTCGTGATGTCGTGGTCGACCTTGCCCGGCTCTGCCCAGGACGCGACCGTCGGAATCGTCATGTACACCGAGAACGCGCGGTGCTCGCTGCCCGGCCGCTCGCCGATGATGTGCACGATGGCCCGCCTGCTCTTCGCATCCGCGAGTTTTCCGTAAAGAACCTCGCCGAGGTGATACCCCGCACGCACGCGGCCGGAGGTGCAGACGACGTGCTCGGGCGCGACCTTGTACCCCGCCGCTTCGAGCTCCGCGCGCAGCGCCGGCAGGAACTTGTCGACGTGGCCCGGATCCGAGATCGAGAAGGCGTTGAGGCCCTCGGAAATCATGATCTGCACGTCGTACTTGCCCGCGTGCGTCTCGCGCAGCTTCTCGACCTCGCGAACCGCGTCGTCCTTGATCTGCTCGCCCGTCGGCGGGTGCAGGATGTAATCATCGCGATCCTTCGCGCCCGTCCAGACCTTCACCACGTTCGGGATCGTCGCGACGAACGCCGGAGCGAGCTCGGCGAGGATGCTCTTCTTGCCGTCGGCCACGAGCTCGCGGATGTACTTGTCGAGCTCGGGGTTCAGATCCCACGGGTTCGCCCCGTGGCCCTCGGCGATGAACACACCGCGCTTCTTCACGGCGTCGAGCGCGTCGAGCGTCTCCTGCGCATTCATGATCTCGTCCACGGTGCGCATGTCGGCCGGGTTCTTCGCCTTCACGTACTTCGCATAGACGTACTTCACGTTGCCGAAGTACTGCGTGGGCTTCCCCATGGCGTCGATCACGCCGAGCTCCTTGAAAAACGCCCACATCTTGTCGTCGACCTTGTAGCCGAACTTGTCGCGGATCCGGACGTGGTCCTGGAACGCGGTCGTCAGGTACGAGAGCATCGGATCGTTCTTCGTGGGCAAACCCATGAGGTAGGCCGGGTTCGCCGGCATGATCTGGTCGATGCACCAGTCGAGATCATCGAGATCCACCGACATGTGCAGCGTCGAGCAGATGTCGAGGCCGATGGGCAGCCCGTGGAGCTTGCCCATCGCGATGTCCTCCAGACAGCAGCGCACGAGCTGCTCCTTCGTGCGGAAGACCTCGGGGCCGATGAAGCCGGCCACGTCGTTCAGATGCACCCACGGCGCCTCGGGGATGCCTGCGGCTTTTTGCGCCTCGGCCACCCTCTTCTTCAGCGCGCGCGCAAAGCCGTACTTGCGCGACTCGTGCACGACCATGTCGAAGCCCGCGCCGTGGCCGTTCGTCGCGTCCGCGCCCTGGCCCGTCTCGAAGTAGAGGCCGTACTTGCCCGAGCGCGTGGCCGCGTGGTTCAGCATCTTCTCCACGGTCACGTCGAACGTCGCGTTCGCGTCGACCGTGCTGCCGAGGCTCTGGAACCAGAGCGCCGTCGACCCCGGGAACTGCTTCTCCACCTCGGCCTGCACGTCGATGTGCGCGAGACAGCAATGCGGCATCGTGTCTTCGAGCTTGAACGTGACGAGCACGTCCTTCAGCACCTCCTCGATGGCGTGCACGCTCGCGACCTCGCTCGACACGGGGTTGTTGCCGAGCACGACGTCGCCGACCGCGAAGGCAAAGCCGTTCATGACCTGCCAGAGGATGTCGGTCGTGTCGTCCGTGGGCGAGTTCGGCTGGATACGCGCGCCCATGTAGCCCTTGGCGCCGAGGTTCGATCCCGGCAGCGGGTTGAACACCGTCTGGCCGACCTTGATGAGCTCGGCGTTGTTCATGAGCTTCACGATCATGCCGATGATGTCGCTCGGCAGGCCCACCATGACGGCCTTGATCTCGTCCTCGGTCTTTTCGAGCAAGAACGATTTGAGCTCCGACATTTTCCACGCGCGCACGCCGTCGAGCGCGGCCGTGTCGGTCGCCTTCATGACGAGGTCGTACACCGCGTCTTCGAGCATCGGGCGATCCACGAGATCGCCGATCTTCGTGTTCGAAAGCAGCTTGCGCGCGTTCTCGCGCGACAGGTCGTCGGCGGCTGCGATCCCGAGGGCCTCGTCGCCTTCCTTGAAATCGTTCGCGGCGCCGATCACGGCCTTGTAGAACTCGTGGTCGTACTTGCCCTTGACGCGGGTCACGTACGCGATGACGTCCTCGCCGTCCCCGATTTCGGGGATGGATACGCCGGAAGGCGCGGTGGGCGGCGCCGGCGCGACGGGATCGGAGCCGCACCCTGCCGCGAACGTCGCGGCGACGCCGCCCAGGAGCCCCATCATGAAGGTGCGACGGCGGAGCGCGAGGCGCGCCGCTGCGGGGAGCGCCGCGGCCGCCACCCGAATCTGCCGAGGTCTACGAGGACGAGTGAGCTCGTTTGTCAGCTTCTTCATGCGATCGTGCTCCCAAGCAACCATCCAAAGAGTGCGTCACCCGCATAACGGCGAGCCGCATGGAGCGGCCCGCCACCCGCGGAAGGTACCTTTCGAATAAAGGCGCCCCGAATCAATTGTAGGCCGAGCATCCTCGCTCTGGCAACGCCCCTCGTCGTGGATCGGGTATGGTGGTCACAAAATGAGGCACGACATGGCTTCCAAGCGGTGGTTCTGGAATTTCGTAGGGCTCTTCGCGCTTTTGGGCGGATGCCAGGTCGTTGGCAGCATCGAGCCGGAGCTCGTCCTCGCGTCCGGGGACGAGATTTGCGGCGACGGCGTGGACGACGACGGCGACGGCCTCGCCGATTGCGACGACCCCGATTGTGGCACGACCCTTTGCGTCCCGAACGCTCCGCCCGGCTGGGAAGGCCCGTTCTGGGTCCGGCGCGCGCCCTGGGATGGCGTGTCCGGGCCCTCGTGCCCCGCGGGCATCCCGGGCACTGCCCATTACATGTCCCCCGCGCCCGCGGCCTGCACGCCCTGCGCGTGCAGCGACGTCCAGGGCGGCGCTTGCAACCCGCCGAAATTCC
Protein-coding sequences here:
- a CDS encoding PilZ domain-containing protein, whose amino-acid sequence is MSNQDREEEAPLSEGPVSGPASDRRTALRHTAVFPAHVDTGNGTKRTAVIRDLSVSGALLLTRARVKIGDEVTLSLYLTGDPNQAREVKGRVVRDERRKVEVSDIWPYAVAIHFNEPFEDIEPDVKALAEKQASLGLVGGKDP
- the eutB gene encoding ethanolamine ammonia-lyase subunit EutB — protein: MMGLLGGVAATFAAGCGSDPVAPAPPTAPSGVSIPEIGDGEDVIAYVTRVKGKYDHEFYKAVIGAANDFKEGDEALGIAAADDLSRENARKLLSNTKIGDLVDRPMLEDAVYDLVMKATDTAALDGVRAWKMSELKSFLLEKTEDEIKAVMVGLPSDIIGMIVKLMNNAELIKVGQTVFNPLPGSNLGAKGYMGARIQPNSPTDDTTDILWQVMNGFAFAVGDVVLGNNPVSSEVASVHAIEEVLKDVLVTFKLEDTMPHCCLAHIDVQAEVEKQFPGSTALWFQSLGSTVDANATFDVTVEKMLNHAATRSGKYGLYFETGQGADATNGHGAGFDMVVHESRKYGFARALKKRVAEAQKAAGIPEAPWVHLNDVAGFIGPEVFRTKEQLVRCCLEDIAMGKLHGLPIGLDICSTLHMSVDLDDLDWCIDQIMPANPAYLMGLPTKNDPMLSYLTTAFQDHVRIRDKFGYKVDDKMWAFFKELGVIDAMGKPTQYFGNVKYVYAKYVKAKNPADMRTVDEIMNAQETLDALDAVKKRGVFIAEGHGANPWDLNPELDKYIRELVADGKKSILAELAPAFVATIPNVVKVWTGAKDRDDYILHPPTGEQIKDDAVREVEKLRETHAGKYDVQIMISEGLNAFSISDPGHVDKFLPALRAELEAAGYKVAPEHVVCTSGRVRAGYHLGEVLYGKLADAKSRRAIVHIIGERPGSEHRAFSVYMTIPTVASWAEPGKVDHDITSVFAGLADTTYKDNNPGASAKQVVGQLNDLLTKT
- a CDS encoding IgGFc-binding protein; protein product: MNERSRRSKKLGRGALVFFATALIASCFDKSTRWEEVEPKPPPPPACVVGLERCTSALERCTDDGTGPAWTLVEDCAAEGLVCAPTLLRCTACLPNAGSCKGQEAYRCNADGSAATLVSTCDPSKGIACRLGNCVDLCGRATIEKSNVGCEYWAVDLDNAMIDATSNAAAQQFAVVVSNPHPDVAVSVRIAQDDGLPGSAAAPYDIATAVIAPLNLQVFKLGPREVDGSPEGEYDTGTHTALTRHAYRVRSDFPVVAYQFNPLENVNVFSNDASLLKPTEALSFGVEDSLITSYVVVGWPQTIAATDDPDTNFNPNDPTHLRAFLTVVGTQPNTKVRVNTKTKVVGGGPVPETPANGTIEVMLDAFDVLNLETGDFNADFTGSTIESTGPIAVFTGGEASDAPHFPTLAYRRCCADHLEDQLDPVRTAGKSFVIPHTPSRTRMVKLAGALIDEVPEPDYVRFVATSKAGAKITTSLPPPYDVIDLKWLGDSAEVTTYRHFTAESTEPIIVAQIMSSQDAAGVRRGLPGGDPSLLIVPPLEQARPDYVFLTPDKYAFDYISIVVPADQGVLLDEILMGPDSCEVEAADGLTTEERGGEPPTYLVYNCQLSFPLIEALANFVITLPGKQNDGVHRVVAGVPVLVTVGGFDSYVSYSYAAGTDLRAIALPE
- the rpsB gene encoding 30S ribosomal protein S2 gives rise to the protein MTDVSMSTAESAGTFVPPGPGEFPLPLRSLLDAGVHFGHQTKRWNPKMRPFIYGARNGIHIVDLDQTVRLFKRAYDFVVDAVGRGGSILFVGTKRQAQDIVQEEARRSGMYFVTNRWLGGTLTNFRTIKQGLDRLRTLERMKEDGTYEQFVKKEVARMEKERDRLEKYLGGLKGMGGVPAAIFVIDPHQESIAVNEARKLGVQVIAITDTNCDPDLIDYVIPGNDDAIRSIRLITARIADAALEGSQRRKDVEREQDRERPQQGGPQQGGGRRDEINVYQGGRGGRGGRGGRGGGGDQPQQ
- a CDS encoding response regulator, with translation MKTILVVDDELDIVDVLSDLLTAEGYRVITASNGREGLTRIAESRPDLVLLDRMMPVVDGAEMLRLMREDPSLGGIPVVMMSAAEGRRLSQELGCAAFLKKPFDLGTLLDTVARLAGRGDREEVARS
- a CDS encoding ATPase domain-containing protein, which translates into the protein MKQDDAERPSLDRIPTGITGLDTVLGGGFLAGSVHLVVGPPGSGKTILANQITFRRAATGQTAVYVTLLAEAHARMLAHLAAFEFFDPTFVPHRIVYMSGYGVLEQSGLDGLLELLGRTIREHGAMFLVLDGLGTAEEFAPTTSVFKRFLLTLSTSASLTGCTMLLLATQRASDMPRPEQATVDGLITLDKRRIGARSERELVVEKMRATKYALGAHAIDIDEKGIHVYPRLEAWPFQPPSSAPPRGRIGFGVPGLDTMLGGGVLAGSSTVLVGAPGTGKTLLGMSFLLEGVRRGERGIYLGFGEGPARIVQAARAIGLDAQGALDRSELTMLWYPPTEGTADAVAWRLLEEASEEGQKRVFIDELRGFRNMVTDVERLDRFHAALWAELARRGATTLLAETISTWERAPSTSSLPQAAFVDNVIVLEEEEKGRRLRRYVATRKVAGGKHDPSSRRLRISSHGIEVERPNARGRLRGSA
- a CDS encoding IPT/TIG domain-containing protein; its protein translation is MRDSQAGPRKFVLRGFLLLALTASACIAGAPEGIRRQTDGDEEEPLINFDGGLPPIDAAPDIPNADPYAVIGAEPTHGPFTGGQRVLLRGNGFAAATRVWFGEAEADASTMLPIDPTRLQIVAPKGSAGPVTLTVQKGDDESTRRSLPGGYAYDALYATPSSGPVAGGTVIEIVGDGTSWGPGTVAKIGGKPCTTQTVNGPTSITCTVPKGTPGAKPVSVDAGDGQPIAVLDAYTYEDSTNGFKGGLSGDPLAGKLKVLVYNNFTGDPIPGAHVIVGSDLPSALVKQVDSTGVTLFDDPSLAGPRTVTIAAKCHSPISFVDVPVDTVTVYLDPVLSPACVADGDPPPVGGKPGAGGGIRGELVWTGNVEFKKSPWINVPGPAPGERQAAYVFHATQDPTASFQLPHPSTAILPDTPGEIGYQFQIGSGAGNRALYALAGVETTNTVPPKFTAYAMGMVQGVSVQPGVFADQVYIVMDRSLDQALTMNVTPPAPGPKGPDRVRATVSVMLGNDGYAILPAGVKTPLLPLAGPIPFIGLPALDGSLFGATYHSTARAVTGPQASAPMSVVGRLLSTSTAEGLLVDGFVGVPTLHTPASGAAWDGRHLATTFGAGGSAIDLSVYDIASGGGLIRWTVVVPKGSHTVEVPDLSGFPFPEGGLPGGPVTIGVYGARVEKFSYGALRYRDIRPSGMSAYALDYFNVFL